Sequence from the Litorilinea aerophila genome:
GAGAAAGAGCTGGCCGACCCGATCGGCGACGGTCATGGAGGCCAGAAGTGCGTCGATCTGGGCCTCCAGGGCCTGCTCTGCCGCCAGGGTCGGGTCCGCGGTGGGCGTGACCTGGGGCGTCGCCTGCCCGGGTGTGGACTCGTCGCCGGTCGGTCCATTGCTGTCCTGGCTTTGGGCATGCACCGGGGGGATGGATGCCAGCAGCAGGGCTACGACCAGCAGAAGCTGCAGGACTGCATGTATGGAACGTGGATGGGTGAAGATCTGTGTACGATAATTGATCATAGGCCGTATGGGGACAGTATAACGTCCGTAGGATCCAGCGTCAAGCGGGGCGGCGTCCCCATTCTGGGGCCATGCATCCTTTTGTCCTTGGGTAGACCATTTGGATAAACGTCTTTTCGCCGTTATACTTGAGGATAATTTTGGATCATGTTCAAGGTGATGTTTGCACGGGTGATCCTACGAAGCCATGAACGATTTTTTGCCCTCCCCCTCGGATCCACACTTCGACCCGGAACGTCCTGGGGTTGACCCTGGGCGCCAGCGCTCCTACCCTTTCAGCCAACAGAGTCCGGGTCAACCCGATGAGAGCGATCCCACCATCCCGGCGGATTCCCCGTGGAGGATCCGGGAGGCCGCTGCCGACCGGGAAGCCCTGGCGGCTTCAGCGCCGGTCCCACCCTGGCGGCTCCTCCTGCGGGAAACGCTTCAGGTGATCTTGCCGGCCCTGGCGCTGGCCCTGGTGGTCCACCTGTTCTTCGCCCAGGCCACCATCGTCTACGGCCAGAGCATGGAGCCCAACCTTTCCGAGCGCCAGCGCCTGATCATCGACAAGTTCAGCTACCATTTTCATCCCCCCCGCCGCAACGACATCGTGGTGATTGACCTGCCGGGCATGGAAGAGATGCTGGTCAAGCGGATCGTAGGCCTGCCCGGGGAGACCATCGAGATCCGCAAAGGGGTGGTCTTTGTCAACGGCGAACCCCTGGCCGAGCCCTTTCCCCATGACCTGGGATACCAGAGCCTGCCGCCCGTGGTCCTGGGGCCCCTGAGCTACTTCGTCCTGGGAGATAACCGGGAAAATAGCAACGACAGCCGCTCCTTTGGGCCGGTGAAGCGGGAATACATTGTGGGCCGGGTCTGGCTGCGCTACTGGCCTCTCAACCAACTGAAATACTTCCCCTCGAATCCTTCATGAGCTCCAGACGCTGGAGTACGCTCACCAAGATCATCGTCATCTCCACGTTGGCCATCCTGGCCATTGTGCTCTTGGTGACCTTCCGAGAAATGATTCCACCCACGGTGGTGGCTTTCCTGTTGGCCTTCATCCTCAGCTATCCGGTCAACTGGATTCAGCGGACCACCGGATGGGCCCGGGGGACCGCGGTGACGGTCATCTACATCATCCTGCTGGCCCTGGTGGCGCTGATGCCTGCTCTCCTCATCCCCCGCTCGGCGGAGCTCTTCCTCTCCCTGCAGGCAGCCCTGGAAGACCTGGTGACCAGCCTGCAGACGGCCTCGGCGGGCCCTTTGCTGGTGTTGGGCAACTATCGTCTCTCCCTGGATACCGTGCTCCAGGAGGCCGGCAACGTCCTGCAGAACGTTCTCATCCTGGCCACCACCAATCCCATGTCCATCGCCCGGGGGGTAACGGCCGGGGTGCTGACAGTGGTGTACGTGCTGGTCTTGAATTTCTGGCTGCTGAAGGATCTGCACAAGCTTCAGCGCCTGATCTACGAGCAGATCCCGGCCGACTACCAGGAGGACGTCCGCCGGCTGGCCCAGTCGTTGGGGGAAGTCTGGCATGCCTTCCTGCGGGGGCAGCTGGTGCTGGGGCTGGTGGTGGGGCTGATGACCTGGATCGCGCTGGCCATTGTGGGGATGCCCAACGCCGGTGGCCTGGCGTTGCTGGCCGGCGTCATGGAGTTCCTGCCCACCATCGGGCCGGGCATCAGCGGCACCATCGGCACTGCGGTGGCCCTCTTTTCCGGTTCGACCTGGATGCCCGTGGGCAACATCACCTTTGCCCTGGTGGTCATGGCCATCTACATCGTCATCACCCAGATCGAGAGCGTCTACCTGATCCCCCGGCTGGTGGGGGGGCGGGTCCAGCTCCACCCGGCCGTGACCTTCGTGGGCATCATCAACGGCGCCATGGTCTTTGGCGTGTTGGGTGTGTTGCTGGCCACGCCCACCATCGCCAGTGCCCGCATCCTCCTTTCCTACGTCTACCGCAAGTTGCTGGACCTGGAACCCTTTGAGCCCATCCAGCCCCTGCAGCCCGGGGTCCGCATTCCCGGCCTGATTGCCGGCCGCAAGATCGAGGCCGTCATCTTCGACCTGGACGGCACCCTGGCGCCGCTGGATTGGCGGGCCTGCCACTGGGCAGCCCAACACCTGACCTGGCTGGACCGGCTGGTGCCACCGGTACGGCGGAGCTACCTGGCCCGCCGCGCCATGATCCTCCTGGAAGGGTTCATCAATTTTCTCATCAACCAGCTGCGCCACCTCAACCTGCAACAGGACCTGGCCCGCCTCTCCCCACTGCTGGACAGCCTGCGGGGCTATCCACCGGCGGCCGACCTGCGGCCCTTTCCCGGTGTGGCCGAGACCCTGGCCCAGCTCGCCACCCATTACCGGCTGGTCCTGGTTTCTACCCGCAGCCGGCAGGAAATTGAGCAGTTCCTGAACCAGGGCGATCTGGACCCGAATCTGTTCCAACTGGTGATCGGCCGGGAAGATGTGCGGAACCTGTTGCCCCACAGCGAAGCCCTGTTGGCCGCCGCCCAACATCTGCAGCTGGAGCCCGATCAGATCCTGGTGGTCAGCGATACCGACATCAACCTCCGTTCGGCACGGGCCGCCCAGATGGCCACGGCAGGGGTTCTGTGTGGCCTGGGCGAAGCCCAGGATCTGGCGGAGGCGGACCTGGTCCTCTCCTCGCTCCTGGAACTGACCGAGTGGCTCTAACCGCTTCCGGTTCCCTCCCCGCCCGCCTGGCGTTCCAATCTCCTTGTCGTCCCCCTGCCGAATCGTCCACAAAGTGGGCAGAAGGGAAGCCTGCTTGCTATCTGGTGCTCGAGAAAAGCATAGACTGGATCCGGAGCAGATTGCAGCGTTCGATTCCTTGTCCAGTCTGGCGTACGTACCACGGCAGAAATTCCGAGTGCCCTCTGGGCGCACTCCCTCTGGTGGATACGATCGGCGAAGCCGCGGGCCAGAGGCCCGATC
This genomic interval carries:
- the lepB gene encoding signal peptidase I; translated protein: MNDFLPSPSDPHFDPERPGVDPGRQRSYPFSQQSPGQPDESDPTIPADSPWRIREAAADREALAASAPVPPWRLLLRETLQVILPALALALVVHLFFAQATIVYGQSMEPNLSERQRLIIDKFSYHFHPPRRNDIVVIDLPGMEEMLVKRIVGLPGETIEIRKGVVFVNGEPLAEPFPHDLGYQSLPPVVLGPLSYFVLGDNRENSNDSRSFGPVKREYIVGRVWLRYWPLNQLKYFPSNPS
- a CDS encoding AI-2E family transporter, whose translation is MSSRRWSTLTKIIVISTLAILAIVLLVTFREMIPPTVVAFLLAFILSYPVNWIQRTTGWARGTAVTVIYIILLALVALMPALLIPRSAELFLSLQAALEDLVTSLQTASAGPLLVLGNYRLSLDTVLQEAGNVLQNVLILATTNPMSIARGVTAGVLTVVYVLVLNFWLLKDLHKLQRLIYEQIPADYQEDVRRLAQSLGEVWHAFLRGQLVLGLVVGLMTWIALAIVGMPNAGGLALLAGVMEFLPTIGPGISGTIGTAVALFSGSTWMPVGNITFALVVMAIYIVITQIESVYLIPRLVGGRVQLHPAVTFVGIINGAMVFGVLGVLLATPTIASARILLSYVYRKLLDLEPFEPIQPLQPGVRIPGLIAGRKIEAVIFDLDGTLAPLDWRACHWAAQHLTWLDRLVPPVRRSYLARRAMILLEGFINFLINQLRHLNLQQDLARLSPLLDSLRGYPPAADLRPFPGVAETLAQLATHYRLVLVSTRSRQEIEQFLNQGDLDPNLFQLVIGREDVRNLLPHSEALLAAAQHLQLEPDQILVVSDTDINLRSARAAQMATAGVLCGLGEAQDLAEADLVLSSLLELTEWL